Proteins from one Xenopus tropicalis strain Nigerian chromosome 1, UCB_Xtro_10.0, whole genome shotgun sequence genomic window:
- the lrit3 gene encoding leucine-rich repeat, immunoglobulin-like domain and transmembrane domain-containing protein 3, which translates to MCLFIYLYMVTLLAGKLEAFCPSQCTCIFHGRSDGTGSRSVLCNDPDMFDIPVNVPVDTVKLRIEKTVIRKIPTEAFYYLVDLKYLWVTYNSISSIDSSSFYNLKQLHELRLDGNAISVFPWESLAEMPSLRTLDLHNNKIASIPAESARYLRNITYLDLSSNKLTTLPSDLLDIWPPFSDKSLISSDLLTQRVILGLQDNPWFCDCRISKLIELSKTTDPHITFLDSFVVCSGPDTLAGFLFQRVELEQEMCLKPSVMTSATKITSPLGSNVLLRCDASGNPTPQLLWSRTNNSAANYTVVQETPTDGVRWSILSMNGISYKDAGEYRCKAKNFAGVAEASITVIVVGVVTTTASSHRFDRRLGAEQMSNMQTEAKEELSKISTTWVPLQLSTVPMLQTDTPLTATVSPTSIVLTTPKVPKIKLPKPAPATKKNPKMSTQQAANKPTSEQNAVVGNLKVISESEDRVTLTWKTFNTTNSASLAVLYSKYGEEEMLKLSTDPSKNKVTIDGLEPNTRYMACVCPKASQPKKDQCIVFSTDSFLPIESSSQVSVLVIASSVGCVIVLPVIFFLIYKVLKLQRKPKLPGEEDLLKETYVKFETLSLRPRAINTTGELWTRRDTTESERLLLSSRSSMDSQTTWKSEGSRPEYYC; encoded by the exons atgtgtttgtttatttatctttatatggTCACACTACTTGCTGGAAAACTGGAAGCATTTTGCCCGTCACAATGTACCTGTATTTTCCACGGCAGAAGTGATGGAACTGGATCAAG GTCTGTTCTGTGTAATGATCCTGATATGTTTGACATCCCCGTCAATGTTCCTGTTGATACTGTGAAGCTCCGCATTGAAAAGACAGTAATACGAAAAATTCCCACAGAAGCCTTCTATTACCTGGTGGATTTAAAATACCTTTGGGTTACCTACAATAGCATTTCCAGCATTGACTCCAGCAGTTTTTACAATCTGAAGCAACTACATGAGTTACGCTTGGATGGGAATGCAATATCTGTGTTCCCATGGGAATCTTTAGCAGAGATGCCAAGTCTACGGACCTTGGACCTTCATAACAATAAGATAGCAAGTATTCCAGCAGAATCAGCCCGGTACCTGAGGAACATTACCTATTTGGATCTGTCAAGCAACAAACTGACAACTCTCCCCTCAGACCTATTGGATATATGGCCTCCATTCTCTGATAAATCCCTGATAAGCTCTGATTTATTAACTCAGAGAGTTATACTGG GGCTACAAGATAATCCATGGTTCTGTGACTGTCGTATTTCAAAGCTGATTGAACTCTCAAAAACAACAGACCCACACATAACTTTTCTTGACTCTTTCGTTGTCTGCAGTGGCCCTGACACTTTGGCAGGCTTTTTATTCCAAAGAGTTGAGTTAGAACAGGAGATGTGTCTCAAACCCTCAGTGATGACTTCAGCCACGAAAATTACATCTCCACTGGGCAGTAATGTGCTACTGCGATGTGATGCCTCAGGAAACCCCACTCCACAGTTACTTTGGAGCAGAACAAACAATTCAGCAGCAAATTATACAG TTGTTCAGGAGACTCCAACAGATGGTGTGAGATGGTCCATTCTAAGTATGAATGGTATTTCATACAAAGATGCTGGAGAATACCGATGCAAGGCTAAAAATTTTGCAGGAGTAGCAGAAGCGTCAATAACGGTCATAGTAGTTGGTGTTGTCACAACAACAGCTTCCTCCCATCGCTTTGACCGGCGTCTGGGGGCAGAGCAAATGAGTAACATGCAAACAGAAGCCAAGGAAGAATTGAGTAAAATAAGTACAACATGGGTTCCCCTACAGCTATCAACAGTGCCTATGCTACAAACAGATACACCACTAACAGCAACAGTTTCTCCAACAAGTATAGTGCTCACCACCCCTAAAGTTCCAAAGATAAAATTGCCAAAGCCAGCCCCTGCTACAAAGAAAAACCCTAAGATGTCCACCCAGCAGGCTGCAAACAAACCTACTTCAGAACAAAATGCAGTGGTGGGAAATCTAAAAGTAATCAGCGAATCTGAAGACCGGGTGACTTTGACTTGGAAGACTTTTAATACCACAAATAGCGCCAGCTTGGCTGTGTTGTACTCAAAATATGGCGAGGAAGAAATGCTCAAGTTGAGCACAGATCCTagtaaaaataaagtaacaattGACGGTTTGGAGCCCAACACAAGATATATGGCCTGTGTGTGCCCCAAAGCATCACAGCCCAAGAAGGACCAGTGTATTGTATTTTCTACAGATTCCTTTCTGCCCATTGAGAGCAGCTCTCAAGTGTCTGTTCTGGTGATTGCTAGTAGTGTGGGTTGTGTTATTGTTTTAcctgtcatttttttcttaatttacaAAGTTTTGAAACTGCAAAGGAAaccaaagttaccaggggaggaGGACCTTTTAAAGGAAACTTATGTGAAATTTGAAACTTTGTCATTAAGACCACGAGCAATAAATACAACAGGAGAGCTATGGACACGAAGGGACACAACAGAATCAGAAAGACTTCTTCTGAGTTCCAGATCAAGCATGGACTCTCAGACTACATGGAAAAGTGAAGGTTCTAGGCCAGAATATtactgctaa
- the rrh gene encoding visual pigment-like receptor peropsin, translated as MNLKFAMETLAEVSTLLPAGTGTVNISDASSEVHSVFSQSEHNIVAAYLITAGVISILSNIIVLGIFVKYKELRTATNAIIINLAFTDIGVSGIGYPMSAASDLHGSWKFGYVGCQIYAGLNIFFGMASIGLLTVVAIDRYLTICRPDIGRRISGRHYTAMILAAWINAVFWSVMPVVGWSSYAPDPTGATCTINWRKNDVSFVSYTMSVVAVNFVVPLMVMFYCYYNVSRTMKGYGSRSSLGGINADWSDQTDVTKMSLVMIVMFLVAWSPYSIVCLWSSFGDPRKIPPAMAIIAPLFAKSSTFYNPCIYVIANKKFRRAILSMVQCKSRQEVTLDNHFPMNVSQSTLTT; from the exons ATGAACTTGAAGTTTGCAATGGAGACACTGGCGGAGGTTTCTACATTGCTGCCTGCTGGAACTGGAACAGTAAATATTTCTGATGCTTCCTCAGAAGTCCATTCTGTTTTTTCCCAGAGTGAGCACAACATAGTCGCAGCCTATCTAATCACAGCAG GTGTAATAAGCATTTTAAGCAACATTATAGTTCTGGGAATCTTTGTTAAGTACAAGGAACTCCGTACAGCAACCAATGCAATCATTATCAATCTGGCATTCACTGATATTGGTGTCAGCGGAATTGGTTATCCAATGTCTGCGGCATCTGATCTTCACGGAAGCTGGAAATTTGGATATGTAGGGTGTCAG ATTTATGCTGGGCTCAATATCTTTTTTGGTATGGCAAGTATAGGATTGCTGACAGTTGTTGCCATTGACCGCTATCTGACCATCTGCAGACCAGATATag gGAGAAGAATATCAGGCCGTCATTACACAGCAATGATCCTTGCTGCATGGATAAATGCTGTCTTCTGGTCTGTGATGCCTGTTGTAGGCTGGTCAAGCTATGCCCCTGATCCTACTGGAGCCACTTGTACCATTAACTGGAGGAAAAATGATGT GTCTTTTGTCTCCTACACAATGAGTGTGGTTGCTGTGAACTTTGTTGTGCCTCTCATGGTGATGTTTTACTGTTATTATAATGTATCCCGCACAATGAAAGGTTATGGCAGCAGGAGCAGCCTTGGGGGTATCAATGCTGATTGGTCAGATCAAACTGATGTAACAAAG ATGTCTTTGGTGATGATTGTCATGTTTCTGGTGGCTTGGTCCCCATATAGCATTGTGTGCTTATGGTCATCCTTTGGAGATCCAAGAAAAATCCCTCCTGCAATGGCTATTATTGCCCCTCTATTTGCCAAGTCGTCCACTTTCTACAATCCTTGCATTTATGTTATTGCCAATAAAAA GTTCAGAAGAGCCATACTGTCCATGGTTCAGTGCAAATCACGGCAGGAAGTAACTCTGGATAACCATTTCCCAATGAACGTCTCTCAAAGCACCCTGACCACATGA